One stretch of Oncorhynchus masou masou isolate Uvic2021 chromosome 9, UVic_Omas_1.1, whole genome shotgun sequence DNA includes these proteins:
- the LOC135546314 gene encoding POU class 2 homeobox associating-factor 2-like, giving the protein METEYSKRVYQGVRVKHTVKDLLAEKRQNQTNGPRYSGGTSSQSSFVQMPGSHMIPSYYGMRRPFISDSDFSPKQFSGEVYSSSLGGKPLGCDPSAMSGYPSVIDSYYPETFGDYRSAAFTTGGSSIFPSSALSTLLPPFSGESPHFLLRDSWEQPVADPVTQGEGLCADGLTSVPVSLPSPDPPGSPSQYRCSTRSSSMASAQPYALHPLEEVHYHTSYPAASTFTCPSYMTVSNDLASKMAPLANEDSDSTLATHSDTHSWVKEDGGSSWSPYEIRRSY; this is encoded by the exons ATGGAAACTG AGTATTCGAAAAGGGTCTATCAAGGGGTGAGGGTCAAGCACACAGTGAAAGATCTACTGGCAGAGAAACGACAAAATCAAACAAATGGACCAAGATACAGT GGAGGAACATCCAGCCAATCATCATTTGTTCAAATGCCAG GGTCTCACATGATCCCGAGCTACTACGGCATGAGGCGACCTTTCATCTCCGACTCGGACTTCTCTCCCAAGCAGTTCTCGGGCGAGGTCTACTCCTCATCCCTGGGTGGCAAGCCTCTAGGTTGTGACCCATCGGCCATGTCTGGCTACCCGTCCGTCATAGACAGCTACTACCCGGAAACGTTCGGAGACTACCGTAGTGCAGCCTTCACCACCGGAGGGAGCTCTATCTTCCCCAGCTCAGCCCTGTCCACTCTGCTACCACCTTTCTCTGGAGAGTCCCCCCACTTTCTCCTG AGGGATTCATGGGAGCAGCCAGTGGCAGACCCAGTGACCCAGGGAGAGGGTTTGTGTGCAGACGGCCTGACCTCTGTTCCAGTCTCCCTGCCCAGCCCCGACCCTCCCGGGAGCCCGTCACAGTACCGCTGCTCCACCCGCAGCTCCTCCATGGCCTCGGCACAGCCCTATGCCCTTCACCCTCTGGAAGAagtacactaccacacctctTACCCTGCTGCCTCCACTTTCACATGTCCTTCCTATATGACTGTCTCCAACGACCTAGCCTCCAAGATGGCCCCTCTAGCTAATGAGGACTCTGACAGTACCCTGGCCACACATAGTGACACACACTCGTGGGTGAAAGAAGATGGTGGAAGCTCTTGGTCGCCATATGAGATTCGGAGGTCTTATTAA